A section of the Kribbella sp. HUAS MG21 genome encodes:
- a CDS encoding oligopeptide/dipeptide ABC transporter ATP-binding protein gives MNDVLLKVEDVRKEFPTQSKETVQAVAGVSLEVHKGETLGLVGETGCGKSTLARCMARLHDVTSGSVWFEGQEISKLSRKAMRPLRRDVQVIFQDPYGSLNPRRRVGSIIGDPFAIHNIASGNDRKKRVQELMELVGLNPEHYNRFPAEFSGGQRQRIGVARALALRPKLVICDEPVSALDVSIQAQIINLLADLQQELDLTYVFISHDLSVIRHVSDRIAVMYLGKIVELAPTDELFGQTRHPYTRALLSALPVADPDTADSREQIILGGDIPTATNPPEECRFHTRCPKARLDCAAEEPPLEAVLTDKPDHRTACFYPLTVGEDLSTAVPDLKAS, from the coding sequence ATGAACGACGTACTGCTGAAGGTCGAGGACGTCCGCAAGGAGTTCCCGACCCAGTCCAAGGAGACCGTCCAGGCGGTGGCGGGCGTCTCGTTGGAAGTACACAAGGGCGAGACGCTCGGCCTGGTCGGCGAGACGGGCTGCGGGAAGTCCACGCTGGCGCGCTGCATGGCCCGGCTGCACGACGTGACGTCGGGGTCGGTGTGGTTCGAAGGGCAGGAGATCAGCAAACTGTCCCGCAAGGCGATGCGGCCGCTGCGTCGCGACGTCCAGGTGATCTTCCAGGACCCGTACGGTTCGCTGAACCCGCGCCGCCGGGTCGGGTCGATCATCGGCGATCCCTTCGCCATCCACAACATTGCCTCGGGCAACGACAGGAAGAAGCGCGTCCAGGAGCTGATGGAACTGGTCGGGCTGAATCCCGAGCACTACAACCGGTTCCCGGCCGAGTTCTCCGGTGGTCAGCGGCAGCGGATCGGGGTGGCGCGGGCGCTCGCGCTGCGGCCGAAGCTGGTGATCTGCGACGAGCCGGTGTCGGCGCTGGACGTGTCGATCCAGGCGCAGATCATCAACCTGCTGGCGGACCTGCAGCAGGAGCTCGACCTCACGTACGTGTTCATCTCGCACGACCTGTCCGTGATCCGGCACGTCAGCGACCGGATCGCGGTGATGTACCTCGGCAAGATCGTCGAGCTGGCGCCGACCGACGAGCTGTTCGGGCAGACCCGGCACCCGTACACGCGGGCGCTGCTGTCCGCGCTGCCGGTCGCGGACCCGGACACCGCGGACAGCCGCGAGCAGATCATCCTCGGCGGCGACATCCCCACCGCGACGAACCCGCCGGAGGAGTGCAGGTTCCACACGCGGTGCCCGAAGGCGCGGCTGGACTGCGCTGCCGAGGAACCACCTCTGGAGGCCGTCCTGACCGACAAGCCCGACCATCGCACCGCCTGCTTCTACCCGTTGACGGTGGGCGAAGACCTGTCCACCGCAGTACCCGACCTGAAGGCATCATGA